The following are from one region of the Camelus dromedarius isolate mCamDro1 chromosome 16, mCamDro1.pat, whole genome shotgun sequence genome:
- the LOC116157725 gene encoding keratin-associated protein 4-12-like, with the protein MVSSCCGSVCSEEGCGQGLCQETCCRPSCCQTTCCRTTCYRPRCCESSCYRPQCCQSVCCQPTCCRPRCCESSCCRPICCQTTCHPSCGVSSCCRPQCCQPICCQPTCCRPRCCESISCCRPQCCQSVCCEPTCCRPRCCISSCCRPSCCQTTCCRTTCYRPRSCESSCCRPRCCISSCEPQTC; encoded by the coding sequence ATGGTCAGCTCCTGTTGTGGCTCCGTCTGTTCTGAGGAGGGCTGTGGCCAAGGCCTCTGCCAGGAGACCTGCTGCCGCCCCAGCTGCTGCCAGACCACCTGCTGCAGGACCACCTGCTACCGCCCCAGGTGCTGTGAGTCCAGCTGCTACCGCCCCCAGTGCTGCCAGTCCGTGtgctgccagcccacctgctgcCGCCCCAGGTGCTGTGAGTCCAGCTGCTGCCGCCCCATCTGCTGCCAGACCACCTGCCACCCCAGCTGTGGTGTGTCCAGCTGCTGCAGACCCCAGTGCTGCCAGCCCATctgctgccagcccacctgctgcCGCCCCAGGTGCTGTGAGTCCATCAGCTGCTGCCGCCCCCAGTGCTGCCAGTCTGTGTGCTGCGAGCCCACGTGCTGCCGCCCCAGGTGCTGCATTTCCAGCTGTTGCCGCCCCAGCTGCTGCCAGACCACCTGCTGCAGGACAACGTGCTATCGCCCCAGGAGCTGTGAGTCAAGCTGCTGCCGCCCCAGATGCTGCATCTCCAGCTGCGAGCCCCAAACTTGCTGA
- the LOC135323272 gene encoding keratin-associated protein 4-8-like isoform X1 — MVSSCCGSVCSEEGCGQGLCQETCCRPSCCQTTCCRTTCYRPRCCESSCCRPQCCQSVCCQPTCCRPRCYESISCRPQCCQSVCCQPTCCHPSCCISSCQPICCRPRCCESSCCRPRCCISSCQPICCHPRCCESSCCRPRCCISSCQPQAC, encoded by the coding sequence ATGGTCAGCTCCTGCTGTGGCTCCGTCTGTTCTGAGGAGGGCTGTGGCCAAGGCCTCTGCCAGGAGACCTGCTGCCGCCCCAGCTGCTGCCAGACCACCTGCTGCAGGACCACCTGCTACCGCCCCAGGTGCTGTGAGTCCAGCTGCTGCAGACCCCAGTGCTGCCAGTCCGTGtgctgccagcccacctgctgcCGCCCCAGGTGCTATGAGTCCATCAGCTGCAGACCCCAGTGCTGCCAGTCTGTGtgctgccagcccacctgctgcCACCCCAGCTGCTGCATCTCCAGCTGCCAGCCCATCTGCTGCCGCCCCAGGTGCTGTGAGTCCAGCTGCTGCCGCCCCAGATGCTGCATCTCCAGCTGCCAGCCCATCTGCTGCCACCCCAGGTGCTGTGAGTCCAGCTGCTGCCGCCCCAGATGCTGCATCTCCAGCTGCCAGCCCCAAGCTTGCTGA
- the LOC135323272 gene encoding keratin-associated protein 4-6-like isoform X2: MVSSCCGSICSEEGCGQGLCQETCCRPSCCQTTCCRTTCYRPRCCESSCCRPQCCQSECCQPSCCQPRCCISSCCRPQCCQPICCQPTCYRPRCCESSCCRPQCCQSVCCQPTCCRPRCCESISCRPQCCHSECCQPTCCISSCCRPRCCDSSSCGSSCCRTCLCQETCCRPSCCQTTCCRTTCYRPRCCESSCCRPQCCQSVCCQPTCCRPRCYESISCRPQCCQSVCCQPTCCHPSCCISSCQPICCRPRCCESSCCRPRCCISSCQPICCHPRCCESSCCRPRCCLRPVCGQVSCHTTCYRPTYVISTCPRPMCCASSCC; this comes from the exons ATGGTCAGCTCCTGCTGTGGCTCCATCTGTTCTGAGGAGGGATGTGGCCAAGGCCTCTGCCAGGAGACCTGCTGCCGCCCCAGCTGCTGCCAGACCACCTGCTGCAGGACCACCTGCTACCGCCCCAGGTGCTGTGAGTCCAGCTGCTGCAGACCCCAGTGCTGCCAGTCTGAGTGTTGCCAGCCCAGCTGTTGCCAACCCAGATGCTGCATCTCCAGCTGCTGCCGCCCCCAGTGCTGCCAGCCCATctgctgccagcccacctgctACCGCCCCAGGTGCTGTGAGTCCAGCTGCTGCAGACCCCAGTGCTGCCAGTCCGTGtgctgccagcccacctgctgcCGTCCCAGGTGCTGTGAGTCCATCAGCTGCAGACCCCAGTGCTGCCACTCTGAGTGTTGCCAGCCCACTTGCTGCATTTCTAGCTGCTGCCGTCCCAGATGCTGTGATTCCAGCTCCTGTGGCTCCAGCTGCTGCCGCACCT GCCTCTGCCAGGAGACCTGCTGCCGCCCCAGCTGCTGCCAGACCACCTGCTGCAGGACCACCTGCTACCGCCCCAGGTGCTGTGAGTCCAGCTGCTGCAGACCCCAGTGCTGCCAGTCCGTGtgctgccagcccacctgctgcCGCCCCAGGTGCTATGAGTCCATCAGCTGCAGACCCCAGTGCTGCCAGTCTGTGtgctgccagcccacctgctgcCACCCCAGCTGCTGCATCTCCAGCTGCCAGCCCATCTGCTGCCGCCCCAGGTGCTGTGAGTCCAGCTGCTGCCGCCCCAGATGCTGCATCTCCAGCTGCCAGCCCATCTGCTGCCACCCCAGGTGCTGTGAGTCCAGCTGCTGCCGCCCCAGATGCTG tCTGCGCCCAGTCTGTGGCCAGGTCTCCTGCCACACCACTTGCTATCGCCCCACCTATGTCATCTCAACCTGCCCCCGCCCCATGTGCTGTGCCTCCTCTTGCTGCTAA